The following is a genomic window from Sinorhizobium fredii NGR234.
CAATGCCTACGGCATGATCGGCATGGCCATCGCCATCGTCACGACGCTGCTCCTGGCGCTGCCGTCGATCGGCGGCTTCCTGCTGATCGTCGCCGGCCTGGCACTCGGCGGCGGCGCCGGCGCCTATATCGCCAAGCGCATCCCGATGACGGCGATGCCGCAGCTCGTCGCCGGCTTCCATTCGCTGGTCGGGCTGGCCGCCGTGCTGGTCGCCGCAGGCGCCCTCTATGCGCCGTCCTCCTACGGCATCGGCGCGGTCGGAGAGATCCACGCCCAGGCGCTCGTCGAGATAGCGCTCGGCGTGGCGATCGGCGCGATCACCTTCACCGGCTCGATCATCGCCTTTCTGAAGCTCGACGGCCGCATGTCCGGCAAGCCGATCCTGTTGCCCTACCGGCATCTGATCAATCTGGGGCTGGCGGCGCTGATCGTCTTCTTCATCGTCGGCCTGGCGCTGACCGAAAGCCACTTCGACTTCTGGGCGATCGTCCTTCTGTCGCTGGCGCTCGGCGTGCTGATCATCGTGCCGATCGGCGGCGCCGACATGCCGGTGGTGGTGTCGATGCTCAACTCCTATTCCGGCTGGGCGGCCGCCGGCATCGGCTTCACGCTCGGCAACCTGGCGCTGATCATCACCGGGGCGCTGGTCGGCTCGTCCGGTGCGATCCTCTCCTACATCATGTGCAAGGGCATGAACCGCTCGTTCGTCTCGGTGATCCTCGGCGGCTTCGGCGGCGAGACGGCGGCGGCGGGCGCAGATGACGGCGTGCAGCGGACCGTCAAGCAGGGCTCGGCCGACGACGCCGCCTTCCTGATGGCGAACGCCTCGAAGGTGATCATCGTGCCGGGCTACGGCATGGCAGTGGCGCAGGCCCAGCATGCGCTGCGTGAAATGGGCGACCAGCTGAAGGCGGCCGGCGTCGACGTCAAATACGCCATCCATCCGGTCGCCGGCCGCATGCCCGGCCACATGAACGTGCTCTTGGCCGAGGCGAACGTCCCCTATGACGAGGTGTTCGAGCTCGAGGACATCAACTCGGAATTCGCCCAGGCCGACGTCGCCTATGTCATCGGCGCCAACGACGTCACCAACCCGGCGGCGCGCGACGACAAGACCTCGCCGATCTACGGCATGCCGATCCTCGACGTCGACAAGGCCAAGACCTGCCTGTTCGTCAAGCGCTCGCTCGGCTCCGGCTATGCCGGCATCGACAACACGCTGTTCTACAAGGACGGCACGATGATGCTCTTGGGCGACGCCAAGAAGGTCACCGAAGAGATCGTCAAGGCGATCAACCACTGAGGCGTAACCAAGACCCCGGAAGTCCCGTCTGGGTCGAGGCTTCTTGCGGCCAACTTGCCCGGTCACCGCAGGTGGCCGGGCTTCATTGTCCCTTCTTCGCTCTGATCCGAGGACAGCGGTGCTCAAGCTCAAGGGTTCCTTCGGCTCCCGATTGCCCGTGATCGATCGTCTCGCGCAGGGTGACCAACGACAAAATGACCCGCGGCACTCGGAGCTCGACTGGCCATGCCGGACAGCCGTTGTCAAACGAAAGACCCGCCCAGGAGCACCGGACGGGTCTTTCGTTGTGCCATGGCTGAGATCTGTTTTTCCGTCGGGCAGCCCGACGCGCTAGATGGCGACCGCGTAATAGGTGAATCCGCCGTCGCCCTTGGTGACGCCGGAAATCGCTTCGTTGATTTCCTCCAGCGGCCAGACCATCGGCTCCATCACCGAGAGATCGACGACCTTGCTTTCCACCATGGCCGCTATATCCATGCCTTCGGCTGCGGTGAACCAGACCGAGCCGATCAGTTCCATCTGCTCATCCATCCACCATTTCACGTCGACGGGCAATTCGCCGGCCGTGCCGCCGATATTGACGATCCGGCCGCCTCTTCGCACGCCCCTCATGGCGTCGAGCATCGAGTCGAGCGGCGCCTTGGCGCCAAGCGTGTCGAGCATCAGATCGGCACCGACACCATAGGTTCTGGCTCTGACGAACTCGGCGCTTGAGCCCGTCCAGTTTGAAAAGGTTTCGATCCTGTCCGGTGCAAGCGCCTTCAGGCGGGCGAGCAATTCGTCGCCGCGCGCGACCGCGTAGATCTTGCCGATGCCCATCGCCAAGGCGAAGATCGTCGCGCCCACGCCGAGCGTTCCGGTGGCGCCGTTGATGATCAGGGAACGGCCCACAAGCGGCCCGCATTTCTTCAAGGCCGCGTAGGACGTGCCGAGGTATCCCATCCGCGATCCCTGCACAAACGACATATTGTCGGGAATCTTGACGACCTGTGCCTGCGGCGCGAGCATGTATTCGCAAAATCCGCCGTAGGGGTATCGTTTGAACATCTCCAGGCTTTTCGGATTGTAGCCGAAATAGCCGCCGAGCGTCCAATGCTGGCATGCCTGCGGATGGCCCGACGAGCAGGCGTGGCAGGCGCCACAGTAACGCCCCGGATTGACATAGACCCGGTCCCCGGGCTTGAGCGACACGACCTGCTCGCCGACCTGATGAACGATCCCGGAAGGGTCGAGTCCGTGGATTGCCGGCCGTGGCGGCAATGGCATCTGCGGATACCAAGTCTCCCAATTTGCAAGGACATTGCCGAGGTTTGGCACCATTCCGCAAGCCTTGACTTCAACAACGATATCGGTGCCTGAGGCTACCGGCCGCTCCACCTGATCTATTCTCATCGGCTCACCGACGGCGTGCAGCCGCGCGGCGCGCATGGTCTGCGTCATGACTTCCTCCCACTTGCAACTGGTTCAGATACCGATTTAAATACCAAACAGTGTGCAAATACCATTAAGTATCCCAAGACGCAAGGCTGCGCGGCTTTCAGTTCCTGTCGAAGGTTTGCCGCTGAGCGCCTTCACCATAGCGCATACGCAATCATGCATTGACACACGACGCATTGACATACTAAAAGGTATTTGAAGTCCGAATGGTATGTGAAATCCTGATGGCGGAAGGAGTGGTGCCGAGAGCGGCACCGATGCCGGAAGGTTTGCGTGGGAGGTGGAAATGGCAAGTGATGCGTCTGCCCTGACAGGGGCGAACCTGTACAATGATCCCTACCCGGTTTACGCGCGACTGCGCCGCGAGGCCCCGGTCGCGTTCTTCGCGGGGACCAACGAGTATTTCGTTACACGGTATGAGGATTGCCGCACGGTCGGCGCGAACGACAGGGTGTTCGGACCGTCGGGCGCTCCGGATCGGCCGGAGGCGCGCGTCATGGGCATGCCCAATGTCCTGACCATGTCGGGGGAGGAGCATGCCTGCCTGCGCGAGGGCATCGACCTCAACCTGACGCAGGAGCGCGTGCGCTCCTATGTCGACCGCCTGACCCGACCGGTGGTGCAGCGGTTTATCGATGAGATCAGACCGAAGGGCGCGGCAAATCTGACGACCGAGCTTTTCGAGCCGATCTCGGTGCGCTGTATCGGCGACGTGATCGGCCTGACGGAAACCTCGAACGACAATCTGGTCGAGTGGTTCCACGCGATGGCGCTGGGTCTCCAGAATGTTTCCAACGACCAGGCGGTCTGGGACCGGCTCGACGCCGCTCTCGCCGATATCGACAACCAGCTGGGCGCACTTTATGACGCAGCGCTTTCGAAGCCCAACCACACGCTGATGAGCCACGTCATGCATGGCGGCATGCCCGAGGGCAAGGCGCGCAGCCTTAAGGAGATTTCGCCGACCATGCGCGTCATCATCCTGGGCGGCCTGCAGGAACCTGGCCATGCGGCCGCAAACGCCTGCGCCGGGTTACTGTCGAACCCGGAACAGGCGAAGGTCATGGCGGAAGATCCGTCGGCTCACGCGCTGAAGGCTTTCGACGAGGGGCTGCGCTGGATCGCGCCGATCGGGGTGACGCCCCGTGTGGCCGCGCAGGATTTCGAGATCGCCAGCACCGTCATCCCGGCGGGGTCCTCCGTAGCCATCGTCATGGGGTCCGCAAACCGCGACGAAGCGCGCTTCGAGAATGCGGATCAGTTCGACATGTTGCGCAAGAAGAAGCAGCACGTCTCCTTCGGCTTCCGTCCGCATTTCTGTTCGGGGCATTTCCTGTCGCGCGCCATGGGCGAGATCGCGCTCGAAGAGGCGTTCAGGCAATTGCCGAACCTGCGCCTTGACCCCGAGCAGGAAGTGAAGGCCAAGGGCTGGCGCTTCCGCGGCGTGAACGTGCTGCCGGCAAAGTGGGATGCGTGATGACCCTGATTATCGACTGCCACGGCCACTTCACCACCGAACCGCAGAAACACCATGACTTCCGCAAGGCGCAGGTCGCCTTTGCGGAAGGCAGGGTCAGGGAGAGGCCGGCCTATCCCGGCATTTCCGACGAGCAGTTATACGCGATCATCGAGGCCAACCAGCTGAAGCTTCAGAAGGAGCGCGGCTCGGATCTGACGATCATCAGTCCACGGGCCTCGGGGATGGGGCATCACATCGACAATGTGGAGATCGCCGGTGAATGGGCGCGAATCTCGAACGACAACGTCAAGCGCATCGTCGACCTGTTCCCGGAGAATTTCGCCGGCGTGTGTCAACTGCCGCAAACCGTCGACGGGGATCTACGGGCCGTGATCGCCGAACTCGAGCGTTGCGTCGCTCAAGGCTTCGTCGGCTGCAATCTCAATCCGGATCCGTCCGGCGGACGCTGGAGTGCTCCGCCGATCTATGACGAATGGTGGGATCCGCTCTGGGAGGCGATGGTTGGGCTCGACGTTCCGGCGATGATCCACGTATCGGGCTCGTGCGAGCGCTGTCTGCACACGACCGGCGCCCACTACATCAATGCCGACACCGCCGTATTCATGCAGCTCATCCAGGGCGATCTCTTCGAACGGCATCCCAGGCTGCGGCTGATCATACCACACGGCGGCGGCGCTGCCCCCTATCATTGGGGACGCTATCGGGGTCTGTCGATCATGCTCGAAAAACCGCCGCTTACCGAGCACCTGATGAACAACCTGTTCTTCGACACCTGCGTCTATCATCAGGCCGGCATCGACACGCTCTTCCGCGTGGTGGACAAGAAGAACATCCTGTTCGGCGCGGAACTGCTCGGCGCCGTGAAGGCTGTGGACCCGGAAACGGGGCACAGCTTCGATGACACCAAGCGCTATATCGATGCGCTCGGCTTCAGCGCCGAGGACAGGCACGCGATCTTCGAAGGCAATGCGCGCCGCGCCTACCCCCTGCTCGACAAGAGACTCAAGGCGCAGAACCGCTAGTTCGCGGCCGCACAAGGAGGAACAATTATGACTATCGTTAAGTTGGCGGGTGGCGCACAGGGCTTCAACTGGCTTCCCGTATTCGTCGCCGAAGAGCAGGGCCTGTTCGAGAAATACGGGCTGAAGGTTGAATATCTGCGTCTCGGCAGCGTCGACAAGGCGACGACCGCCGTAGCCGAAGGGGCGGCGGATCTGGCGATCACGCCGCCGGAAGGGGCGGTCTCGAGCTACATCAAGGGCGGTGACCTGCGCATCGTCGCGTCGAACTCGAACCGCCTGCCGATGTCGCTCGTCGCGCATCCGTCAATCGGATCGATCGCCGCGCTCAAGGGTAAGAAAATCGGCACCTCGTCGCTGACCGAGGGAACGGCGATCTACACGCAGCTGCTGCTTTCCCGCGACGGGCTGAAATATCCGGGCGACTACGAATTCGCGCTTGCCGGCGTGCACACCAAGCGGTGGGAGGCGCTCCAGGCGGGAGATATCGATTGCGCCCCGCAGCCGGCTCCCTGGAACTTCCTGGCAGAAGCCGCGGGTTACAACCTCATCGGCGAGGTCAATGACGCCATTCCGGAAATCGTATTTGCCGCGCTCATTGCCAGAACAGATTGGCTCGAAGCCAATGGTGAGACGATGTGCAAGCTCCTGAAGGCGCTTGTCGAGGCATACCGGATCACCAACGATCCCGCCAAGGAGAGCATCACACTGCCGATCTTCCAGCGCGTTACCGTGCCGGATGATGCCTGGCTCGCACTCCGCGGCCTGCGCTATATGCGCGATATGGGCATGTGGCCGAATGGGCTCGCCATCCCCGAGAAGGCACTTGAGACCACGATCGACCTGATGATCCGGGCGGGGCTGCTGGACGAAGACCATCGCAGGTCGGCGACCGGCGTCTTCGATATGTCCTATCTCGCCAAGGCGCTTGCCTGACGCTACGCGCTGCGGAGCGTCAGCCGAGGGACAGGGGGCCGCGATGCAAGCGGCCGACGCCGATTGCTTGAGGGGCTTCCATGAAAATCATCTCGCAGAACACCGCCTTCGGCGGCATGCAGGGCGTCTTCGCCCATGACTCCAAGACCTGCAAGGGCGAAATGACTTTCGCCGTCTATGTGCCGCCACAGGCGACCCGCGAACCGCGCCCGGTGCTCTGGTATCCCTCCGGCCTCACCTGCACCCACGCCAACGTCATGGAAAAGGGCGAATACCGCCGCATGGCCGCCGAGCTCGGCCTGATCATCGTCTGCCCGGACACCAGCCCGCGTGGGGCGGACGTGGCGGACGAGCTGACGAACTGGCAGATGGGCAAGGGCGCCGGCTTCTACCTGGACGCGACGGAGGCGCCGTGGGCCGAACACTATCGGATGTACAGCTACATCACCGAGGAACTGCCGGCGCTTGTCCGCGAGCATTTCCGCGTCGACATGGACCGGCAGGGCATCTTCGGCCATTCGATGGGCGGCCACGGCGCCATGACGATCGCGCTCAAGAACCCGGAGCGCTTCAGGAGCTGCTCGGCCTTTGCACCGATCGTCGCGCCGTCGTCTGCCGACTGGTCCGTCGGAGCCTTCGAGAAATACCTCGGCGCTGATAAAGCCGCCTGGCGAAAATACGACGCCTGCGCGCTCGTCGAGGACGGCGCCCGCTTTCCGGAATTCCTGGTCGACCAGGGCAAGGCGGATGGCTTCCTCGACAACGGTCTCAGGCCGTGGCTCTTCGAAGAGGCGGTGAAGGACACCGGCATTGGCCTGACGCTTCGCATGCACGAGCGCTACGACCATTCCTACTATCTCAACTCGACCTTCATGGACGATCACCTGAGGTGGCACGCCGACAGGCTCGGCTGAGCGGGCCGCTGTCGCGGTCCCGCTGCCGTGCGTCTGCAGAAGGGAATTGACAAACCTCGATAATAAATACTAAAAGGTATTCCGAGACTGAATAGTATTTAAATTACCATTGGTCTGTGCCGCTGCCCTGGGGAGGAGAAACGGTGCTGCAGCAATCGCTCATTCAAATCTTTCCGCCGAGAGGGTGACTTCGATGGGAGACACCCCGCAGGAAGCCATCGTTATCGGGATGACGTCGGTATCGATTGCCGCCTTCGCGCTTGCGGGCCTTCGGCGCGCTCTGAGCCTCGACGCGGCCTGGACCGGGCTGATCGTCTCGGCTGCCTTTCTGGCGTCCTATTTCCTCGTCTATCAGAAGATTCCGCCGTTTCCGGCCGTCGGGGCAGTGAACAAGATCTTCTACGTATCCTTGGCCGGTGCCGTCGCCGGCTTCGCTGCCGATCTCGCCAATCGTCCGCGCCTCGCTGGCTGGCTGTCTTTGGTGCAGCCGCTCGCGGCAGCCTTGTACATCGCACAGAGTCGGCTAACAGTCGCGCCGCTCGAAATCGCCGTGGCCGTGGCCGCCGGCATGCTGTCGATGACGCTGCTGCAACGGGACTTCGGCGGTTCGACCGCGGAGGAAGGCATGAAACGCATGCTACTTCTCGCCATCGCCACCCTCGGCTTTGCTCCTATTGCGCTCCTTGGCGCATCATCGTCGAGCCTGCAGGTCTGTCTGATATTCGCGGTCGCGCTCCTGGCGATTGTCGTTTGGAGTTTTGGAAGCGATGACAATCCCTTCGGTACGTCCGCCTTGCTGGGGGGAGCGGGCGGGATGTTGTCGGTCGTCTATGCGGTGACGCTGATAACCCGCAAGGCCGATCTCCTCGCGCTCGCGACGCTCGGGCTCGTCTTTCTCGTTCCGGAGATCACGACGCGGATAAAATGGATCGGCCGTCTTCGGAGCTGCTTTGCACGTCTTTTCGCCTTCGGGTTGCTCTGCGCGGTACCCGCCGCCACCGCGGCCGCGATTGCAATCCTTTCATACGGTTCGAGCTTTCCAATTTGACAAGGGAGGAATGTCAATGATCAAGCTTGCATGCGCCTATATCGGATCGGTTCTCGTTGCGGCGGCGCTATCGATCGGCCCGGCCCGGGCGCGAACTTACGATATCGACATTGTTCACTCAAACATCGTGTTCTTCATTGATCATCTGGGTTTTTCACGTGTGGTCGGGGTTGCGCGGAATTTCGGAGGGAACTTCGAATTTGATCCCGCCAAGCCGGAAGCGAGTTCACTCGATGTGACGGTCAAGGTCGAGAGCATCTCCACCAACAACAAACAACGCGACAGCGATATCCAGGGCGCCGATTGGTTCAATGCGGCCGAGTTTCCGGACATCACCTTCGTTGGAAAGGCGTACGAGCGGACCGGGGAGAAGACCGGCAAGGTTGTTGGCGATCTCACGATCGCCGGAATCACCCAGCCAGCCACCCTCGACGTCACCTTCAACAAAGAGGGCGAAAACCCCTGGGACAAGAGCCAGGTCGTCGGCTTCAGTGCCGAAACGACCGTCAAGCGAAGTGACTTCGGCTTGAAGACCGCACTCGGCATGATCGGCGATGATGTGAAGCTCTATATCGAGATCGAGGGGAGGGGGCGCTGAACTCGCATCCCAGCGAGGTCGGTTGATGCGACGAGCTATTGCCACCCTGGCAAAACGGGGTGGCAATGCCTTTGGGGATAACAGCCCTTTGCCGCATGACTGGGCCGGAGATCCGCTTCCCATCAAGAACTGTGGGGCCTACCGCAAAACATTCCTGTCTGAGCGGTGTTTGGAAATGAACCTGCTGTGAGCCGCGCCGTCATGCCGGTCCGGGACATCGGCGGATTCGACGCGACTAGCAAGGTTGGCTCAGAGCGTCGACTAGGATGTGGCGCTCGCGGCCTGTCACCCTTCTGCACTTCTTTGCGATCGGTAGGCGTTCCCCTTTCGGGCGCCGAAAATCGCATAATGTATCAACGGGAACTGCCGCCTATAGCGCGGCGATCAGGATGAGACGGCGGCGACAATCTGGATGAGACTCTTATGTCGCGGTCGGCATGAAGGTATCATGTTGATTGTCGCTGGCAAGGGTCTCATCGTGTTCTGATTGTCGCTCCGCGACAATCAGGGAAGCACTTTTGGTTGTCGCGAAGGCGGCGGGTCTGCCGCGGTGGCGTTTGGCTTCCATGGCGGAACGTCGCCGATAGCTTTCGACGTTCATTTCGAAGATCGTTGCGTGATGAACAAGTCGGTCCACCGCGGCAAGCGTCATGGCCGGGTCCGGAAAGACGCGGTTCCATTCTCCGAAGGGCTGATTGGCGGTTATCATGATGGAACGCCGCTCATATCTTGCGGAGATGAGTTCGAACAGCACGCTGGTTTCGGCCTGGTCCTTGGTGACGTAGGCCAGATCGTCGAGGATGAGCAGATCGAACTTGTCGAGCTTTGCGATGGCGGATTCGAGCTGGAGTTCACGCCGTGCGACCTGAAGCTTCTGGACGAGGTCGGTCGTGCGCGTGAACAGCACCCGCCAACCATTCTCGATCAGCGCGAGGCCGATGGCGGCGGCGAGATGGCTCTTTCCGCCGCCCGGCGGACCGAACAGGAGGATATTGGCACCTTTGGCGAGCCAACTGTCGCCGGCGGCAATGGCCATGACCTGGGCCTTGGAGACCATGGGCACGGCGTCGAAAGCGAAGCTCTCGAGCGTCTTTCCGGGCGGCAGATGCGCCTCGGCGAGGTGACGTTCGATCCTGCGATGCGCC
Proteins encoded in this region:
- a CDS encoding NAD(P)(+) transhydrogenase (Re/Si-specific) subunit beta, with product MNANFAAFLYLVSGVLFIMALRGLSHPTTSRKGNAYGMIGMAIAIVTTLLLALPSIGGFLLIVAGLALGGGAGAYIAKRIPMTAMPQLVAGFHSLVGLAAVLVAAGALYAPSSYGIGAVGEIHAQALVEIALGVAIGAITFTGSIIAFLKLDGRMSGKPILLPYRHLINLGLAALIVFFIVGLALTESHFDFWAIVLLSLALGVLIIVPIGGADMPVVVSMLNSYSGWAAAGIGFTLGNLALIITGALVGSSGAILSYIMCKGMNRSFVSVILGGFGGETAAAGADDGVQRTVKQGSADDAAFLMANASKVIIVPGYGMAVAQAQHALREMGDQLKAAGVDVKYAIHPVAGRMPGHMNVLLAEANVPYDEVFELEDINSEFAQADVAYVIGANDVTNPAARDDKTSPIYGMPILDVDKAKTCLFVKRSLGSGYAGIDNTLFYKDGTMMLLGDAKKVTEEIVKAINH
- a CDS encoding alcohol dehydrogenase catalytic domain-containing protein, with translation MTQTMRAARLHAVGEPMRIDQVERPVASGTDIVVEVKACGMVPNLGNVLANWETWYPQMPLPPRPAIHGLDPSGIVHQVGEQVVSLKPGDRVYVNPGRYCGACHACSSGHPQACQHWTLGGYFGYNPKSLEMFKRYPYGGFCEYMLAPQAQVVKIPDNMSFVQGSRMGYLGTSYAALKKCGPLVGRSLIINGATGTLGVGATIFALAMGIGKIYAVARGDELLARLKALAPDRIETFSNWTGSSAEFVRARTYGVGADLMLDTLGAKAPLDSMLDAMRGVRRGGRIVNIGGTAGELPVDVKWWMDEQMELIGSVWFTAAEGMDIAAMVESKVVDLSVMEPMVWPLEEINEAISGVTKGDGGFTYYAVAI
- a CDS encoding cytochrome P450 translates to MASDASALTGANLYNDPYPVYARLRREAPVAFFAGTNEYFVTRYEDCRTVGANDRVFGPSGAPDRPEARVMGMPNVLTMSGEEHACLREGIDLNLTQERVRSYVDRLTRPVVQRFIDEIRPKGAANLTTELFEPISVRCIGDVIGLTETSNDNLVEWFHAMALGLQNVSNDQAVWDRLDAALADIDNQLGALYDAALSKPNHTLMSHVMHGGMPEGKARSLKEISPTMRVIILGGLQEPGHAAANACAGLLSNPEQAKVMAEDPSAHALKAFDEGLRWIAPIGVTPRVAAQDFEIASTVIPAGSSVAIVMGSANRDEARFENADQFDMLRKKKQHVSFGFRPHFCSGHFLSRAMGEIALEEAFRQLPNLRLDPEQEVKAKGWRFRGVNVLPAKWDA
- a CDS encoding amidohydrolase family protein; amino-acid sequence: MTLIIDCHGHFTTEPQKHHDFRKAQVAFAEGRVRERPAYPGISDEQLYAIIEANQLKLQKERGSDLTIISPRASGMGHHIDNVEIAGEWARISNDNVKRIVDLFPENFAGVCQLPQTVDGDLRAVIAELERCVAQGFVGCNLNPDPSGGRWSAPPIYDEWWDPLWEAMVGLDVPAMIHVSGSCERCLHTTGAHYINADTAVFMQLIQGDLFERHPRLRLIIPHGGGAAPYHWGRYRGLSIMLEKPPLTEHLMNNLFFDTCVYHQAGIDTLFRVVDKKNILFGAELLGAVKAVDPETGHSFDDTKRYIDALGFSAEDRHAIFEGNARRAYPLLDKRLKAQNR
- a CDS encoding ABC transporter substrate-binding protein; the encoded protein is MTIVKLAGGAQGFNWLPVFVAEEQGLFEKYGLKVEYLRLGSVDKATTAVAEGAADLAITPPEGAVSSYIKGGDLRIVASNSNRLPMSLVAHPSIGSIAALKGKKIGTSSLTEGTAIYTQLLLSRDGLKYPGDYEFALAGVHTKRWEALQAGDIDCAPQPAPWNFLAEAAGYNLIGEVNDAIPEIVFAALIARTDWLEANGETMCKLLKALVEAYRITNDPAKESITLPIFQRVTVPDDAWLALRGLRYMRDMGMWPNGLAIPEKALETTIDLMIRAGLLDEDHRRSATGVFDMSYLAKALA
- the fghA gene encoding S-formylglutathione hydrolase; the protein is MKIISQNTAFGGMQGVFAHDSKTCKGEMTFAVYVPPQATREPRPVLWYPSGLTCTHANVMEKGEYRRMAAELGLIIVCPDTSPRGADVADELTNWQMGKGAGFYLDATEAPWAEHYRMYSYITEELPALVREHFRVDMDRQGIFGHSMGGHGAMTIALKNPERFRSCSAFAPIVAPSSADWSVGAFEKYLGADKAAWRKYDACALVEDGARFPEFLVDQGKADGFLDNGLRPWLFEEAVKDTGIGLTLRMHERYDHSYYLNSTFMDDHLRWHADRLG
- a CDS encoding YceI family protein yields the protein MIKLACAYIGSVLVAAALSIGPARARTYDIDIVHSNIVFFIDHLGFSRVVGVARNFGGNFEFDPAKPEASSLDVTVKVESISTNNKQRDSDIQGADWFNAAEFPDITFVGKAYERTGEKTGKVVGDLTIAGITQPATLDVTFNKEGENPWDKSQVVGFSAETTVKRSDFGLKTALGMIGDDVKLYIEIEGRGR
- the istB gene encoding IS21-like element helper ATPase IstB; this translates as MKNVHNTIDEARLGIMLNDLRLPTIKTLWPQFAEQADREGWPAARFLSAIAEHELAERAHRRIERHLAEAHLPPGKTLESFAFDAVPMVSKAQVMAIAAGDSWLAKGANILLFGPPGGGKSHLAAAIGLALIENGWRVLFTRTTDLVQKLQVARRELQLESAIAKLDKFDLLILDDLAYVTKDQAETSVLFELISARYERRSIMITANQPFGEWNRVFPDPAMTLAAVDRLVHHATIFEMNVESYRRRSAMEAKRHRGRPAAFATTKSASLIVAERQSEHDETLASDNQHDTFMPTAT